GAGGCCGGTCTCCAGCGAGCAGAGCGCTTTCTGAAAACTTTCCTGGAAGTTCCGGCCGATGGCCATGGCTTCACCGACGGATTTCATCGCTGTGGTCAGCAGCGGTTCGGCCCCTTCGAATTTCTCGAATGCGAAGCGCGGGATCTTGGTGACGACATAGTCGATGGTCGGTTCGAAGGAGGCGGGCGTGACGCCGGTAATATCATTGTCGAGCTCGTCCAGCGTGTAGCCGACCGCCAGTTTGGCAGCGATCTTCGCGATCGGGAATCCCGTCGCTTTGGAGGCGAGGGCCGAGGAGCGAGAGACACGCGGGTTCATCTCGATCACGACGAGGCGCCCGTCGTCTGGGTTGACCGCAAACTGGACGTTCGAGCCGCCGGTTTCGACCCCGATCTCGCGCAATACAGCAAGCGAGGCATTGCGCATGACCTGATACTCACGGTCGGTCAGTGTCAGCGCCGGAGCGACCGTGATCGAGTCTCCCGTATGTACGCCCATCGGATCGACATTCTCGATCGCGCAAATGATGATGGCATTGTCGGCTTTGTCGCGCACGACTTCCATCTCGTACTCTTTCCAGCCGAGCAGGCTCTCATCAACCAGGATCTGGGCGACCGGCGAGGCGGCAATTCCTGCGCGACAAATTTCTTCATATTCGGCCCGGTTATAGGCCACGCCGCCGCCTGTCCCGCCAAGCGTGAATGCAGGCCGGATAATCGCTGGCAAGCCGACATGGTCGAGGACATCCAGCGCGTTCTTGAGACCGGTAATGCGGTCATACGAGCCGTCTTCATTCTTTGGCGAAGAGACGATTTCGGCTTTTGGATTCTCGAGCCCGATCCGATCCATGGCTTCACGGAAGAGTTTGCGGTCTTCGGCCATTTCGATCGCGTCGGCCCGGGCGCCAATCAATTCGACCTTGTGCTTAGAAAGAACCCCCGCCTGTTCAAGGGCGAGGGCACAATTCAAAGCGGTTTGACCGCCCATCGTCGGAAGCAGCGCGTCCGGCTTTTCGATCTCGATAATCTTCTCGACGAAATCCGGTGTGATGGGCTCGATATAGGTGGCATCAGCGAGCCCGGGATCGGTCATGATCGTCGCTGGATTGGAATTGACCAGAATGACCCGATAGCCTTCGCCCTTGAGGGCTTTGATCGCCTGGACGCCCGAATAATCGAACTCACAAGCCTGTCCGATAATGATAGGGCCGGCACCGATAACAAGAATGGATTGAATATCGGTGCGTTTGGGCATCTGGCATTCCTTTTATCTATTTTGCGGCGCAGGCAAACGGCTGCCCTATAGCGGGGAGTCGGGCAGGGGGGCAAGCGGAAATGACGCGATTTCCTCGAAAAGATACAAACCCGCTGAAATCCGTATCCGAGACAGCACATGGCCCCTCGTCAGGAGGGTGCCGGGTCGGTCGGATTGCAACCCAAATTGCGCATCGCATGGGCGCTGGGTGCAGGAGTGTTCAGGAAACGCGATTTCGATCCGTTCCGAGCTTTGCAAGTGGCCTTCTTCTTGCTTTTGATTTGGGGAACGGGACATCTTACTGGATAGACAGCGATAATCGCGCGCGAAGCTCATGACAGACGCACAGATCTTGGACAAAATTGACACAGAAGTGTCGGCCTCCGCGCGGGTTCCGGAGCTGACAATTGTGGTTCCGACATTCAATGAACGGGACAATGTGTTCCAGCTGGTTGAATCCATCGATCAGGCGCTGACGGGTGTCGCCTGGGAAATAGTGTTCGTTGACGATGATTCTCCGGATGGAACCGCCGATACGGTTCGGACACTTGCACTGAAGGACCCTCGCGTCCGCATTCTGCAGCGGATCGGACGACGCGGCCTGTCGAGTGCCTGCATTGAGGGCTTTTTGTCATCCTCCGCGCCCAATCTGGCGGTGATGGACGGGGATTTGCAGCATGATGAAACGGTCCTGCCGCAAATGCTGGACAAGCTGCGGGAGGGATCGACGGATCTGGTCGTCGGAACGCGCTATGCCCTTGGCGGGTCGGTTGGTGAGTGGGATGCATCGCGGCAGCGCATGAGCCATCTTGCCACCCGCATTTGTAAACTGATGACGGGAGTATCTCTGAGTGACCCAATGAGCGGGTTCTTCATGATGCGCAGAGACGCCTTCCATTCTGTGGCGCGGGATCTGTCCGGGATCGGCTTCAAGATCCTGCTCGATATTGCGGCTACCGGAAAAGGTAAGCTCAGGGTCGCTGAGGTCCCTTTCACGTTTGCCCCGCGCCATGCCGGTGAGAGCAAGCTCGACTCGATGATCCTCTGGGAGTTCCTGATGCTGCTGCTCGACAAGAAGTTTGGCTGGTTCATTCCGGCCCGTTTTTTGTCCTTTGCCTTTATCGGGGCGTTTGGGGTGGTCGTCCATTTCCTGGTCTTGATGAGCCTGTACCATCTCGTCGATCTGGCCTTCATCTGGGCGGAAGTCGGCGCCGTGACGATTGCCATGATCTCAAACTTTGCCCTCAACAATGTTCTGACCTATCGCGACCGGCGCAAGACGGGCTGGAAGTGGCTGATTGGACTGGCTTCGTTCATGGGCGTGTGTTCGGTCGGTGCCGTCGCGAATGTCGGAATTGCGCATTACCTGTATAGCGGATCCACCTTCTGGGCCCTTGCGGCTCTGGCGGGTATCCTGGTTGGCCTTGTCTGGAACTATGCACTGACCGCTGTCTACACCTGGAAGAAGTAAGGCTGACCATGTCTGGAAAAGATCGTTCGGTAGATCGCTTAGAGCTCGACGCCCTGACCTGGACCGGTCTTGGTTTGGTCCTGTTCGGTCTGACGCTCGCACTCTTCAATCTGACGTCGCGCAGTTTGTGGTGGGATGAATTGTTCACCATGGCCCTCGCCTCGGCGGAGACCAGCGGCGCAGATGCGGCAGAACAGATCAGCGCAGACGTACATCCGCCGCTTTATTTCTGGGGCGCGCGGATGTGGATGCTGCTGTGGTCTTCGACCAGCGATTTCACCCTGCGCCTGTTCAACCTTGTTCCATACGCGATTGCCGCGTTGGCGGCGTTTCAGACCCTCTCCCGAACCCGAGACAAAGGCCTCACGCTTTGGGCGATCCTGTTCTTCACCAGTTTCGGAACGCTCTGGTACCTGCAGGAAGCCAGAATGTACGCGATGCTCATCGCTTCGGCCTTTATGGCCTGCCTCGTGGTGATGGAATTTCGTGACAAGGTGAACACACCACTGACCCCGGCCTATGCCGTTCTCACATCCCTCGGATTTGTGATTCTTCCCTTCGGTCACTGGTTCAGTCTGGCTTTTTGCGGTCTCATCCTGATCGGCTTGTGTGTCTGGGCGCTGCGGCTGGGCGCACGATCCTATCTGATCCTGTTTTTCACTCAGGGCGCTGTGCTGGGACTCGCCGGCGTGATCTGGATCCTCATGAACATGGACAATACGCTGGGCGGTGTTGGTGGTTATGGTGAGCACATTTATGGCGGCGCGATCACGCTCTGGGGCGTTCGGTTGTCGACGACCGGGACTTTGCTCTTCACGTTGAGCTTGAACCCGATCCTGATTGCGGCAGCGCTGTATGGCGCCGTGCATATTGCGCGAACCCGGCAGCAGCTTCCTGAATTCGGGATTATTCTCGGCGCGTCAGGGGTCCTGTTTGTCAGCATCTATGCGGTCTCCATCTTTGCACCCATGTATCCGCCGAGAAACTTCACATGGCTCATCCCGGTCCTGACGCTGCTGGCATCTGTCGGTTTGAAGCGCGCATTTGACCAAATCGATTTTTCCAATGCTCGGCGCGCCGCTAGCCTGCTGGTGATCAGTGCTGTATCTGCCACCATTGGCTGGGTCTTCATCACCGCGGACAGCGTCTCCAAGACGTTCCGGCTGGAGCAGGATGAGTGGCGTCAAGCGGGGCAATATGTGTCGAATGTCCCAGGCTGCGAAAACAGTGTCATTCCGGTTTCGACGCAATGGCTGACGCCGCGCCACGCGCCTGACTCTATTGCGATGAAATACTCCAAGAAGCTGTATGATCACTACCTGAAAGAGGGCGTGGAGGCTCGCGTCATCATTCCGGGCAAGGACACGGTTCAGATCGGACAGACCGACTGCTCCGTTGTGCTCTGGATCGGACAAGTGGGGCCGGTGGAATCTGAAACCATCGCAGCCGATGTTCTGGGCCCCGATTTCAACAATCAGACCCGCCGCCAGACCTTTCAGGGGCACGTTGTATTGATCGCGGACAAGCCTGAAAACCTGTAAGGCGTCGATCGCCCGGCAAGGGCGCGCAGAGCGCTAAAGACCCAGAACCCGTTTCGCGATAATATTCTTCTGGATCTCATTGGTGCCGCCATAAATGCTTTGGGCGCGCGCCCCGAAATAGGTTGAAACACCGGGCGCTGCATCGACGGAGTGACCGACCCAGTCGGGGCTGACGGCATCGTCGAATTTTCGCAAACCATGGGCCGCAGCGACGTCGAGATAGAGTGTCGTGATTTGTTGCGCGGTTTCCGTCGCAAGAATCTTGATGATCGACGCTTCCTTGCCAGGACTTCCGCCATCCTTCACCGCGGAAAGGACCCGTAGCACAGTCATTTCGAGGCCGTCGACGGCGATGTCAGCTTCGTTCAGTTTTCTGGCGAAGGCCTCGTCATCGATGAGCCGTGTATTGCCGCCGGTGGGTTCAGCGGTGGCGAGCGTGCGAATGTGGCGGAGCTGTTTTCGCTTGCCGCCAATCCGCGCATAGGACGTGCGCTCAAACCCGAGCAGATACTGGCTATAGGTCCAGCCTTTGCCTTCCTCGCCGATCAGATAGTCCGCCGGAACGCGGACATCCTCGAAGATCACCATGTTGAGCACATGCTTGCCGTCAATGGTAATAATCGGTTTCAGGGTTACGCCTGGGCGATCCATTTCGCAGCAAATGAAGCTGATCCCCAGCTGCTTCTTTTCCTCTTTCGACGTCCGTGCAAGCAGGAAGATCCAGTCCGCATGCTGCGCGGCGCTGGTCCAGATCTTGGTGCCGTTGAGTACGTAATCGTCCCCGTCGCGCTTGGCCGAGAATTGCAACGAGGCGAGATCTGAACCGCTCTCCGGTTCGCTATAGCCTTGCGCCCAGCCAAGCGAGCCATCGCGTGTGCCGGGCAGCCATTTGTCCTGCTGAGCCTGTGATCCGAACGTATAAATGATCGGGCCGACATAGATAACGCCCATTGGCGTCACAGTTGGCACGCCTGCGCGCTCCAATTCCTCATCAAAGATATACTGCTCTTCCAGGCTCCAGCCGGGACCGCCATGCTCAGACGGCCAGGCGCTGGCGAGCCAGCCTCTGGCCCCGAGGGCCATTTCGGATTTGCGGACTTCGTCCGTGCCCAAACTCGCACCGGTCGCCACTTTGGCACGAATATCCTGAGGGTAATCGGTCTCGAAAAAGCGGCGAACTTCGGCGCGAAACGGGTCCAAAGCGGGATTTGGTGTCAGGTCCATAGGATCAGTCTAGTGTTTCAATTTGGACTGGAAAGGGGTCTCCGAGGGTGATGGCGGCGCACGAAAGAATCTCACTTTTTCACCAATTTGTGAGATCTGATCTTCAGTAACTACCGTAAAGAGAGGCTAGTAACTTGTGGAATTCGCCACTATGTTCCGATTATCGCCCTGAGGGTATAACTCCGGGCGGGCGTTAAGTCCTTATCTGGCAGGGTCCTTGAATGGTTCGCTCCGGGTACGGCTCGACCTCCGTCCCTCAGACTAAGGAAAGACAATATGGCCATGGATGCCATCACCCCTGAAGATCAAATGACTGGCGGAGACGAAATCGAACGTCCCAGCATGGAAGAAGCCATGGATGCCGTGCGCACGCTTCTCGCCTGGGCCGGAGACGACCCCCGCCGTGAAGGCCTGATTGATACACCAAAGCGTGTGGTCAAAGCCTATCAAGAGTTTTTTGCCGGTTACGAAATGGACCCGGTCAAGGAGCTGTCGCGTACATTCGAAGATGTACAGGGCTATGACGATATCGTCATGCTCAAGGACATTGATGTCGAAAGTCATTGCGAGCACCACATGGTGCCGATCCTGGGTAAGGCGCATGTCGCTTACATGCCGACACATCGCGTGGTCGGGATCTCCAAGATTGCCCGCGTGGTCGAGATTTTCGGCAAGCGCCTGCAGACCCAGGAAACCATGACCGCTCAGGTCGCGGACTGCATCACTGATGCGTTGCAACCGGCAGGCGTGGCTGTGCTGATTGATGCCAAGCATCAGTGCATGACCACCCGCGGCGTGCACCACAAGAATGTTGCCACAGTGACCACGCAATTTACCGGCGTATTCAAGACCGATCAGGATCTGCGCAACCGCTTCCTGCGCTTCGCCGGACAATAAACCTGCGGTTGCCCTTGGCAGAGGGGGCTCGCACCGTTAACCATACTAGCGTCGCCGGGGACCTTGGCGGCGCTAATTTTTTGGGAGGATGGCCAAATGAAGAAGTTTATTGCTGCAGCTGTAGCTGCTGGATTCATCGCAGCACCTGCATTCGCTGCATCGATCACTGTCTCATTCGCGAACGATGACGGAACGACATCGGAATGGACATTTGACGGTGAAGGCACCGCTACAAGCGGCGATGTCAGCGCGTCTTATACGTGGGACGAAGAGGCGATGAAGCTCTGCGCGGACGTGCCTGAGCAAGGCGAAATCTGCGCGACGTTCGACTCCGTGGCAGATGAGGTCGGCGAGAGTAGCGGATATACGCTTTCAAATGGCGGATCTGGCACCGCCACCATTATTGCGATGGAAGAATAGTTCAATCACTCAATCAAGAATCAAAGCCCGGGCCTACGGTCCGGGCTTTTTCTTGACTCCTAACTCAATTGAAATTATTGATTATCAATAAGACGGAGTCCTCCCATGCATGCAGAAATCGTTCGCCTCGGCTTGCACCAGGTCGATATCAAAGTGGTCAATGGAGACAGCATGCATGTGCTGCAATGGCGGCGCAATCTGCTTTGGGACGAGGTATTGCTCGATGGCAAGCGCCAGGCGCATTCGTCTGGAGTGATGGGTCGCGAGAAAGTCTATGGCCTGGTCTTCGGGGCAGACGCGAATGGGCAGGGCGGAACGCAGATCATGCTCCTGCTCGACCCAAGCACGGAACAGGGCAATTGGGGACACGCGAACCAGCGCATTAGCGGAATTCGCCTTGAATCCAGGGACGGCCCGATCGTTTCATATGGTACACTGGATCCGCAGGCTTTGCAGAAACCGGCGACATTTGCCGACTGGATGAAAAAGACGATGGGGATGGAGTGGGGCAACTAGTCCGCACTTTCCTATGAACGCAACCGCTGCACAAAAAAAGGGCCAAGCAATACGCTCGGCCCTTTTTCTCTGATCTCGGGGGAACTCGATCAGCGCCCGCTGACCAGCGGACCTTTGAGGACGTATGTATTGTCGCGCACGGCGACCAGCACGTCGAGATAAGCTGTTTCGGCGTCGCGAAGGGCATTGAAGCTGACACGCGGCATGCTGGAGCGGGCCAGCATTTCGCCAGAACTTGCATCTGACAGCCCCCAGGCGACGACCTGGCGATCGCGATCGGTCAAGCTGGCGCGGAGCGATTGGGCTCCCTTGGCGCTGACCGGGATGGCGCGTTCGAGATCGCCCTCAGCCGCTGCGAACACCTGCACGACATAATACTGTCCAGCTTCTTCAACCACGGCGACGCCCATATCGGTAAAGCTGGCGCGGAGCATATTGTCCTGATTGTACTGATCGCGCATGATCTTGTTGTGCACATCGGTCGCTGCGTCCGCTGAACGCGCGACGGCAACATTTGATCCCGACGCGCCGACCAACATGGTGCGGTCAAAGGCGCGAATGCGGTGAAGATGGTCGCGGCCTTCCAGATCGGTATGAGACGCGTAGATGCGCTCTGACATGTCGAGCGCATGCGCTGCAGCTGCCATGTCCAGCGAGGCCCGTCGATTGAGGGGCGCAAGACCCGCGGCCACGCGTTCCGCATTGATCTCGGAAACCAGCGCGTCAGCGAATGCTGCGTCGATATTTTCCGCCGTTTCGACACAGGTTGAAGCCTCTGCCACATAGGAGGCGAGGTTCGTGGCATAGCCATTCTCGAGACTGCAAGCAGCCTCTCCCGCTATTGCGGTGCCTGATAGTACTGTTCCTCCGACGGCCGCTAACGCCAACAGCAGGGAGGATTTGAGTTTGTCATATTTTTGTAACATTACTGTCATTTACGGTATGTGACAGTTCTGTGTCAATCTTTATTTGTCCGGTATCGGATTAACTTTTATCCTTAACCGGACGTTTCCTGCAAAGAGAAAGCCGCCCCCAACGGGAGCGGCTTTGCTGCATCTTGATTCTTTGAGGAGAAAAGAGCGCCTAGCTGGCTTCCTTCTCGACCTCTTTTCCGGTCTCCTGATCGACATTTTTCATCGACAGGCGGACTTTGCCGCGATCGTCAAAGCCCATCAGCTTGACGTAAACGGTCTGGCCTTCAGAGACGACATCTTTCGGATGACCGACGCGCTCATTCGCCATTTGCGAAACGTGGACCAGGCCGTCCTTTGGGCCGAAGAAGTTCACGAACGCGCCGAAATCCTTGATCGACACGACCTTGCCTTCATAGATCTCACCAACTTCCGGCTCGGCAACGATCTCCTTGATCATTTTCAGAGCCTTCTCGATGCTTTCGCGATCGGTGGCAGAGACCTGAACGGTGCCATCATCATCAATGTTCACCTTGGCGCCGGACTCATCAACGATGCCGCGAATGACTTTACCGCCAGAGCCGATGACTTCGCGGATCTTGTCTTCTGGAACCTTGATGATTTCCATTTGCGGAGCGTTGTCCGCCAGCTGGTCACGCACGGTGTCGAGACCTTTAGCCATTTCACCGAGAATGTGCGCGCGGCCGCCTTTGGCCTGCTCGAGCGCAGTTTCCATGATCTCTTTGGTGATACCTGCAATCTTGATGTCCATTTGCAAGCTGGTCAGGCCCTTCTCGGTGCCGGCCACTTTGAAGTCCATGTCACCGAGATGGTCTTCGTCACCCAGGATGTCTGACAGGACAGCAATGCCCTCATCATCCTTGATCAGACCCATAGCGATACCAGAGACAGGGCGCTTCAGCGGAACACCGGCATCCATCATGGCCAGCGAGCAGCCACATACCGTCGCCATGGAAGACGAGCCATTGGATTCCGTGATCTCAGACACCATGCGGATCGTGTAAGGGAAGTCCTCATGCTCTGGCAGAACCGCGCGAAGCGCACGCCAGGCCAGTTTCCCGTGACCGGTTTCGCGGCGGCTGGTGCCGCCCATGCGTCCGGTTTCTCCGACAGAGTAAGGCGGGAAATTATAGTGCAGGAGGAATTTCTCTTTGCGGGTGCCGTCCAGGCCATCGATGAATTGCTCATCATCGCTGGTGCCGAGAGTGGCGACACAGATCGCCTGAGTTTCGCCGCGGGTGAACAGAGCAGAGCCGTGCGTGCGTGGCAGGAAGCCTGCTTCCGCTTCGATCGGGCGAACCTGATCGAGCGAACGGCCATCAATCCGCTTACCGGTCTTGATGATGTCACCGCGAACGACCTTGGCTTCGGCTTTCTTGAAGGCTGATTTGAACACGTTGGCGTCCATACCGTCTTCGTCTTCTTCGGTCGCAACCAGTTCAGCGGCCGCTTTTTCGCGCGCTTCACCAACAGCGGCCTGACGCTCCAGCTTCTCAGTGATCTGATAGGCTTTGGAGAGATCGTCGCCGACCAGTTTCTGGATTGCAGACAGTTCTTCGCTGAGGTCTTCTGCTTCAAACTCGAAGGGTTCTTTTGCAGCGGCCTCTGCCAGTTTGATGATCGCATCGATCACCGGCTGCATGGCTTCGTGACCGGCCATGACTGCACCGAGCATGACGTCTTCTGACAGCTCTTTCGCTTCAGATTCCACCATCATCACGGCGTCTGCGGTACCTGCGACTACCAGGTCGAGTTCAGACTCTTCGAGCTCTTCCACAGTCGGGTTGATGACATAGTTGCCATCCTTGTAGCCAACGCGGGCAGCGCCGATTGGGCCCATGAAGGGAGCGCCGGACAGAACCAGCGCTGCGGAGGCGCCAATCATGCCGAGCACATCAGGGTCGTTTTCCAGGTCATAGGACACAGCGGTCAGAACCACCTGAACTTCGTTTTTGAACCCGTCGACAAAAAGTGGACGGATTGGACGGTCGATCAGGCGAGACGTCAGCGTCTCTTTTTCGGTCGGGCGTCCTTCGCGCTTAAAGAAGCCGCCTGGAATGCGGCCTGACGCGTAGTATTTTTCCATATAGTTGACGGTCAGCGGGAAGAAGTCTTGTCCCGGTTTCGCAGACTTTGCGAACGTCGCCGTCGCCAGCAGGGTTGTGTCGCCATAGGTCACCATAACAGCGCCGTCGGCTTGGCGGGCCACTTGGCCCGTTTCGATTTTCAGTGTCCGGCCGGCCCATTCCAGCGAGACTGATTGCTTATCAAACATACGATTTGCTTTCTTTCATACATACGAAAAGCCCGCCGCGGCCGAATGCCTGGGCGGGCTGGTCTGAGAGCTACCGGCGAATGCCGAGCTCTCCGATGAGCGTTTGGTAGCGCTCTTCATTTTTCCTCTTCACATAGTCGAGGAGTTTGCGTCGGGTGGCGACCATCGCCAGAAGTCCGCGGCGCGAATGGTTATCTTTTTTGTTGTCCTTGAAGTGGTCGGTCAGATTGTTGATCCGCTCTGTGAGGATCGCGACCTGGACTTCAGGGCTACCCGTATCACCTTTGGTGCGGGCAAATTTTTGGATCAGTTCAGCTTTACGCTCTGCAGTGATCGACATCGGCATACTTTCATTTTTCGCCTTGCGGCGGGTTTCAGATCTGGCCTTCTGGCCTGTGTTTTGAGGGAGGGCGGCACCGATTCAGCCACGTCCGAGATGTCGTCCAGACGGGCTAGTGAGGCGCTTAGCTCGCTTCAAAGCGCGCATGTGGCACATTTGGTTGCATTTGGAAAGGGTTAGATGGCGGTGAATGCGCGTATATACACCCGAGAACGAGGCCCTCATCCTGAGCCTGTCGAAGGACGAAGGCCGAGTGACCTGGAAGCACCGCCTCGTCCTTCGACAAGCTCAGGATGAGGCGTATTGGGTTTCGAGTTCTAAAGTCCCACCGCCGCAAGCGCCTCAGCCTGTGCCTGACCCAGCCCATCCTCACTAAACCCTTCCAGGCTCTGCTCGAACAGCTGATGGTAGTTTAGCTCCGCACCAAGCCGCAAATAAGCCGCTCCCAGGCCAATCGCGGCCCGGTCCATGAACACAAACTCCCGTGGGATCGTCACTGGCCCCTTTTCCTTGAGCAGCTTGCGCACCGTGAAAGCTTCCTTGCGGCCGTATTGACCTGGCTTGATCCCATCAGCGACGCTGCGAACGCGATCATCAATTAGCGGTCCATAGATAAAGCGCGCCCAGATGCTCAGCACTTCAACCAGCTCCTTGTTGAGGCCTTTGAAGCCCCATTTCTCGAACGCCGCATAAATCGCATCGAAGTCATCCGCGAGCAGGCCGCGATACAGGTCCACGACGCCGCCAACAAAGCTCACTGGAAAAATCCGGACACAGCCAAAGTCCAGCAGATTGAGTCCGCCGCCGTCACGGGTCACCTGATAATTGCCAAGATGGGGATCGCCATGAATGACCGCAGCTTGCGTGAAGGGTTGCCACCAGGTCCAATAGAGGTGCCGGGCAATCGTATTGCGCACATCCTGCGGTGCTTCTTGATAGGCATCCAGCCGCTCACCGCTCAGCCAGGTCATAGTCAGCAGGCGATCCGTGCTCAGTTCCGGGACGACATCCGGAACGTCGACATAATCGGCATCCCTTAGCAAATGCCGATAGAGGGCCATATGCTTGGCCTCACGCGCATAATCGAGTTCCTCGCGCAAACGATCGGTGATCTCTTCGACGACTTCAGTCGGATCGACCGAACCATCAAGACGCTTGAACATGCCGAGTAGCAGTTTGAGCTGACCCACATCGCTCTCCACCGCAGAGGCCATATCCGGATATTGCAGCTTGCACGCGACCTCGCGGCCATCATGCAAGGTCGCGCGGTGCACCTGACCGAGGCTTGCCGCGTGTGCGGCCTCTTTGCCGAACTCTGCAAACTTGCTTTGCCAATCGCCGCCCAGCTCGGCGCGCATGCGTCGCCGCACAAAGGGCCAACCCATGGCTGGCGCCTGCGCCTGCAGCTGGCTGAGCTGCTCTGAATACTCTTCCGGCAACATATCCGGCACCGTCGAGACCATTTGAGCGACTTTCATCAGCGGGCCCTTGGATTTGCCGAGTGCGGCCGCCAGCGCCTTGGCGATGCGCTCATCCCCTTTCTCGCCGCCAAACATCGCATTCGCGGCAAAGGTCAGGCCTGCGCCGGAAAGATTGGTCCCGACTTTCACCGTTCGCCCCAGCCGCGCGGAAAGGCGGTTGCGTTCGGGATCTTTTTCCATGTCTGGCGTGTCGGTCATGCGGCCTCGGTGAACATTCTCCACAAACATAGGGCCAAAAGTTCAGGCGCGAAGGGGAGAAGGAGTCGCGGGGCTGAAAGAACATGCTTATATTCCCCGCATGACGGGACCGAATCGCAAACGCAGCATCTCCGAAATGGCCGCCGCGCAGGCGCCTGTGGCGAAGACCGATGCGGATTATCTGGACGGGCTGAACCCGGAGCAGAAGGAAGCTGTGCTTACCACAGAGGGACCGCTGCTGGTCCTGGCCGGGGCGGGCACTGGCAAAACGCGGGTGCTGACCACGCGGCTCGCGCATATCATTGCTTCGGGCCTTGCTTATCCGAGCCAGACGCTGACGGTCACCTTTACCAATAAGGCTGCGCGCGAAATGCGCGAGCGGGCGCTGAAGCTGACCGGCGAAGCGGGCGAGGGATTGCGATGGCTTGGCACGTTTCACTCCATCTCAGCCCAGATCCTGCGCCGACATGCCGAGCTGGTTGGCTTGAAATCGTCTTTCACCATTATCGACACCGATGATCAGATCCGCCTGTGTAAACAGATCATCGAAGCCGAGGACACTGATCCCAAGCGCTGGACCCCGCGCTATCTGGCTGGACTGATCGATGGCTGGAAAAACCGGGCGCTGCTGCCGGACAAGGTTCCCGGCGATGAGGCTTACCAGTTCGCAGACGGCAAAGGCATCAAATGCTATGAGACCTATCAGAACCGCCTCAAGGTTCTGAACGCCTGCGATTTTGGCGATCTTCTGATCCACAATATCACGCTGTTCCAGGACAATCCGGACCTGCTGGCCGACTTCCATCGCAAGTTCAAATACATTCTGGTCGATGAGTATCAGGATACGAACGTGGCTCAATATCTCTGGTTGCGTCTGCTGGCCCAGGGCAATTCGAACATTTGCTGTGTCGGCGATGATGATCAGTCCATCTATGGCTGGCGCGGCGCGGAGGTCGACAATATTCTGCGCTTCGAAAAGGACTTTCCAGGCGCGAAAGTCATTCGCCTGGAGCGCAATTATCGCTCCACTGAGCCAATCCTGGCCGCGGCCTCTGCAGTGATCTCTCACAATAAGGGCCGGCTCGGCAAAACGCTTTTTGTTGGCGGCGACTGGGCCGGAGATCCGGACGCGAAAAA
This DNA window, taken from Hyphomonas sp. Mor2, encodes the following:
- a CDS encoding glycosyltransferase family 2 protein, whose protein sequence is MTDAQILDKIDTEVSASARVPELTIVVPTFNERDNVFQLVESIDQALTGVAWEIVFVDDDSPDGTADTVRTLALKDPRVRILQRIGRRGLSSACIEGFLSSSAPNLAVMDGDLQHDETVLPQMLDKLREGSTDLVVGTRYALGGSVGEWDASRQRMSHLATRICKLMTGVSLSDPMSGFFMMRRDAFHSVARDLSGIGFKILLDIAATGKGKLRVAEVPFTFAPRHAGESKLDSMILWEFLMLLLDKKFGWFIPARFLSFAFIGAFGVVVHFLVLMSLYHLVDLAFIWAEVGAVTIAMISNFALNNVLTYRDRRKTGWKWLIGLASFMGVCSVGAVANVGIAHYLYSGSTFWALAALAGILVGLVWNYALTAVYTWKK
- a CDS encoding acyl-CoA dehydrogenase family protein encodes the protein MDLTPNPALDPFRAEVRRFFETDYPQDIRAKVATGASLGTDEVRKSEMALGARGWLASAWPSEHGGPGWSLEEQYIFDEELERAGVPTVTPMGVIYVGPIIYTFGSQAQQDKWLPGTRDGSLGWAQGYSEPESGSDLASLQFSAKRDGDDYVLNGTKIWTSAAQHADWIFLLARTSKEEKKQLGISFICCEMDRPGVTLKPIITIDGKHVLNMVIFEDVRVPADYLIGEEGKGWTYSQYLLGFERTSYARIGGKRKQLRHIRTLATAEPTGGNTRLIDDEAFARKLNEADIAVDGLEMTVLRVLSAVKDGGSPGKEASIIKILATETAQQITTLYLDVAAAHGLRKFDDAVSPDWVGHSVDAAPGVSTYFGARAQSIYGGTNEIQKNIIAKRVLGL
- the folE gene encoding GTP cyclohydrolase I FolE, translated to MAMDAITPEDQMTGGDEIERPSMEEAMDAVRTLLAWAGDDPRREGLIDTPKRVVKAYQEFFAGYEMDPVKELSRTFEDVQGYDDIVMLKDIDVESHCEHHMVPILGKAHVAYMPTHRVVGISKIARVVEIFGKRLQTQETMTAQVADCITDALQPAGVAVLIDAKHQCMTTRGVHHKNVATVTTQFTGVFKTDQDLRNRFLRFAGQ
- a CDS encoding CAP domain-containing protein, with amino-acid sequence MLQKYDKLKSSLLLALAAVGGTVLSGTAIAGEAACSLENGYATNLASYVAEASTCVETAENIDAAFADALVSEINAERVAAGLAPLNRRASLDMAAAAHALDMSERIYASHTDLEGRDHLHRIRAFDRTMLVGASGSNVAVARSADAATDVHNKIMRDQYNQDNMLRASFTDMGVAVVEEAGQYYVVQVFAAAEGDLERAIPVSAKGAQSLRASLTDRDRQVVAWGLSDASSGEMLARSSMPRVSFNALRDAETAYLDVLVAVRDNTYVLKGPLVSGR
- the pnp gene encoding polyribonucleotide nucleotidyltransferase; the encoded protein is MFDKQSVSLEWAGRTLKIETGQVARQADGAVMVTYGDTTLLATATFAKSAKPGQDFFPLTVNYMEKYYASGRIPGGFFKREGRPTEKETLTSRLIDRPIRPLFVDGFKNEVQVVLTAVSYDLENDPDVLGMIGASAALVLSGAPFMGPIGAARVGYKDGNYVINPTVEELEESELDLVVAGTADAVMMVESEAKELSEDVMLGAVMAGHEAMQPVIDAIIKLAEAAAKEPFEFEAEDLSEELSAIQKLVGDDLSKAYQITEKLERQAAVGEAREKAAAELVATEEDEDGMDANVFKSAFKKAEAKVVRGDIIKTGKRIDGRSLDQVRPIEAEAGFLPRTHGSALFTRGETQAICVATLGTSDDEQFIDGLDGTRKEKFLLHYNFPPYSVGETGRMGGTSRRETGHGKLAWRALRAVLPEHEDFPYTIRMVSEITESNGSSSMATVCGCSLAMMDAGVPLKRPVSGIAMGLIKDDEGIAVLSDILGDEDHLGDMDFKVAGTEKGLTSLQMDIKIAGITKEIMETALEQAKGGRAHILGEMAKGLDTVRDQLADNAPQMEIIKVPEDKIREVIGSGGKVIRGIVDESGAKVNIDDDGTVQVSATDRESIEKALKMIKEIVAEPEVGEIYEGKVVSIKDFGAFVNFFGPKDGLVHVSQMANERVGHPKDVVSEGQTVYVKLMGFDDRGKVRLSMKNVDQETGKEVEKEAS
- the rpsO gene encoding 30S ribosomal protein S15; translated protein: MSITAERKAELIQKFARTKGDTGSPEVQVAILTERINNLTDHFKDNKKDNHSRRGLLAMVATRRKLLDYVKRKNEERYQTLIGELGIRR